A stretch of the Hyperolius riggenbachi isolate aHypRig1 chromosome 11, aHypRig1.pri, whole genome shotgun sequence genome encodes the following:
- the LOC137538088 gene encoding inactive hydroxysteroid dehydrogenase-like protein 1 isoform X2, whose protein sequence is MASVDSFHLLYREVARSCHNHFEFLAVVGALYTARKGISILCECYSAIKLHVTPHLLRRQDLAKQYGQWAVVTGATDIIGRAYAEELASRGLNIILMCSNRQELRSVSDAIAETYGVNTSFLHVDFSQGHQAYHSISEALTDVDVGILVNNARVFCEDPPYIMSVPQDKVWEIINVNVAAAVMMVHIVLPGMVERRRGAIVNVCPGSASRRRDLSQIAASKAYLATFSKQLQCEVQSSGIFVQLLTPLCVGDRQAASTGILRYLPVFAPSSQVYARHAVRTLGITSRTTGYWAHSLQLLACQWIPDWMSTSAGKLFLSLT, encoded by the exons ATGGCATCGGTGGACAGCTTTCATCTTTTATACCGTGAAGTTGCCAGATCTTGCCATAACCACTTTGAGTTTCTGGCTGTGGTGGGAGCTCTGTACACAGCAAGGAAAGGCATCAGCATCCTGTGTGAGTGTTACAGTGCGATCAAACTGCATGTTACGCCACATCTGCTGAGGAGGCAGGACCTGGCCAAGCAGTATGGACAGTGGGCAGTTGTCACCG GAGCCACAGATATCATTGGAAGGGCATATGCAGAAGAGTTGGCAAGCCGCGGTCTGAATATTATCCTGATGTGTAGCAACAGACAGGAATTACGAAGCGTCTCCGATGCCATAGCAGAAACATATGGCGTTAATACCAGCTTTCTTCATGTAGACTTCAGCCAGGGGCATCAAGCATACCATTCCATTAGCGAGGCTTTGACAGACGTGGATGTGGGCATTCTAGTGAACAATGCAAGGGTGTTCTGTGAAGATCCACCATATATTATGTCCGTTCCACAAGACAAAGTCTGGGAGATCATCAATGTGAATGTTGCAGCAGCTGTTATGATGGTTCACATAGTGCTACCTGGCATGGTAGAAAGGAGAAGAGGAGCCATTGTCAACGTGTGTCCTGGAAGTGCATCCAGACGCAGAGACTTATCTCAGATAGCTGCATCTAAG GCATATCTGGCCACTTTCAGCAAACAGCTGCAGTGTGAGGTCCAGTCCAGTGGAATctttgttcagctgttgactcctcTGTGTGTTGGAGACAGACAGGCAGCATCTACTGGAATTTTACGTTATCTGCCAGTCTTTGCCCCATCCTCTCAAGTTTATGCCCGACACGCTGTGAGAACATTGGGGATTACCAGCAGAACCACAGGATATTGGGCCCACTCCTTGCAG CTTTTAGCATGTCAATGGATACCCGACTGGATGTCTACATCAGCTGGAAAACTTTTTCTGAGCCTTACCTGA
- the LOC137538088 gene encoding inactive hydroxysteroid dehydrogenase-like protein 1 isoform X1: MCPPVLYIYSQKNGKRLVVSMASVDSFHLLYREVARSCHNHFEFLAVVGALYTARKGISILCECYSAIKLHVTPHLLRRQDLAKQYGQWAVVTGATDIIGRAYAEELASRGLNIILMCSNRQELRSVSDAIAETYGVNTSFLHVDFSQGHQAYHSISEALTDVDVGILVNNARVFCEDPPYIMSVPQDKVWEIINVNVAAAVMMVHIVLPGMVERRRGAIVNVCPGSASRRRDLSQIAASKAYLATFSKQLQCEVQSSGIFVQLLTPLCVGDRQAASTGILRYLPVFAPSSQVYARHAVRTLGITSRTTGYWAHSLQLLACQWIPDWMSTSAGKLFLSLT; encoded by the exons ACTGGTGGTCTCCATGGCATCGGTGGACAGCTTTCATCTTTTATACCGTGAAGTTGCCAGATCTTGCCATAACCACTTTGAGTTTCTGGCTGTGGTGGGAGCTCTGTACACAGCAAGGAAAGGCATCAGCATCCTGTGTGAGTGTTACAGTGCGATCAAACTGCATGTTACGCCACATCTGCTGAGGAGGCAGGACCTGGCCAAGCAGTATGGACAGTGGGCAGTTGTCACCG GAGCCACAGATATCATTGGAAGGGCATATGCAGAAGAGTTGGCAAGCCGCGGTCTGAATATTATCCTGATGTGTAGCAACAGACAGGAATTACGAAGCGTCTCCGATGCCATAGCAGAAACATATGGCGTTAATACCAGCTTTCTTCATGTAGACTTCAGCCAGGGGCATCAAGCATACCATTCCATTAGCGAGGCTTTGACAGACGTGGATGTGGGCATTCTAGTGAACAATGCAAGGGTGTTCTGTGAAGATCCACCATATATTATGTCCGTTCCACAAGACAAAGTCTGGGAGATCATCAATGTGAATGTTGCAGCAGCTGTTATGATGGTTCACATAGTGCTACCTGGCATGGTAGAAAGGAGAAGAGGAGCCATTGTCAACGTGTGTCCTGGAAGTGCATCCAGACGCAGAGACTTATCTCAGATAGCTGCATCTAAG GCATATCTGGCCACTTTCAGCAAACAGCTGCAGTGTGAGGTCCAGTCCAGTGGAATctttgttcagctgttgactcctcTGTGTGTTGGAGACAGACAGGCAGCATCTACTGGAATTTTACGTTATCTGCCAGTCTTTGCCCCATCCTCTCAAGTTTATGCCCGACACGCTGTGAGAACATTGGGGATTACCAGCAGAACCACAGGATATTGGGCCCACTCCTTGCAG CTTTTAGCATGTCAATGGATACCCGACTGGATGTCTACATCAGCTGGAAAACTTTTTCTGAGCCTTACCTGA